The genomic interval CGAGTCGGACCGCTCGCACAAGAACGTCCCGCTCTACCTCTCCAACCGGGGCTACGGGGTGCTGGTCGACAGCGGCATGCCGGTCGAGTTCGACATCTGCCAGTCCACGCACAGTTGCGTGCAGATCCTGGTGCCGGACGACCTGATCGACTACTACGTGATCGCCGGACCCACCCCGACGCAGATCCTGGACCGCTACGACCGGCTGACCAGCCGGCCGGCGCTGCCGCCGAAGTGGGCGTTCGGCGCCTGGATCTCCTCCGGCTTCTTCCGGGACAGCCAGCAGCGGGTGCTGGAGCGGGCCCGGAAGATCCGCGAGCGCGGCATCCCCTGCGACGTGCTGCACCTGGACTGCTACTGGCAGGTCGCCGGGGCCTGGTCCGACCTGCGCTGGGACGCCGAGCAGTTCCCCGACCCGGCCGGCATGCTGGCCGAGCTGGCCGGACAGGGCTTCAAGGTCAGCCTCTGGATGAACCCGTACGTGATGACCGGCAGCCCGCTCTACGCCGAGGCGGCCGAGGCCGGCTACTTCCTGCGCCGGGCCGACGGCTCGGTCTACGTCGCCGACACCTGGCACGGCAGCCACCCGGCCGGCGGGATCGTCGACTTCACCAACCCGGCCGCGGTCGACTGGTTCACCGGGCTGCTCCGGCCGCTGCTGGAGCAGGGCGCCAGCGTCTTCAAGACCGACTTCGCCGAGGGGGTCCCGGCGGACGCGGTGGCACAGAACGGGATGACCGGCGTCGAGCTGCACAACGTCTACTCGCTGCTCTTCAACGACGTGGTGGTCAAGGTGACCCGGGAGGTGGCCGGGCACGGCACGGTGTGGGCCCGCTCGTCGTACCTGGGTGGGCAGCGGCACTCGGCACAGTGGAGCGGCGACGTGAACGCGACGTACCCGGCGCTGGCGAGCACGTTGCGCGGCGGGCTGAGCCACGGACTCTCCGGGGTGCCGTTCTGGAGCCACGACAGCGGCGGTTTCCACGGCACGCCGACGCCGGACCTCTACGTACGCTGGGCGCAGTTCGGGGCGTTCTCCCCGCTGGTCCGGTTCCACGGCACCACCAGCCGGCTGCCCTGGGACTTCCCGGCCGAGGCGGAACGGCTCGCGGTCGAGGCGCTGCGGCTGCGCTACCGGCTGATGCCGTACCTCTACTCGGCGGCAGTCACCTCGGCCCGGACCGGTGCGCCGATGATGCGGGCCCTGCTGGTCGACTCCCCCGACGACCCGGCCGCCTGGACGGCCGAGCTGGAATACCGGCTCGGCCCGGACCTGCTGGTGGCGCCGATGACCACTCCGGAGAACCGCCGGCACGTCTATCTGCCGGCCGGCGACTGGGTGGACTTCTGGACCGGCCAGGTGCACGCCGGTGGCCGGCACCTGCGGGTGCACCGGCCGCTGGACCAGGTCCCGCTCTTCGTCCGGTACGGCGCGCTGATCCCGGTGATGCCGCTGGCCGACCGGGTCGGCGACGGGGCCTTCTCCGACGTCACCGTGCTGAGCTTCGGCGCCACCGACGGCAGCACGGTGGTGCACGACATCGACGGCGACACCACGATCCGGGCGAGCCGGTCGGGCGACGAGTTCCGGGTGGAGGCCGACGGGCCGCTGCGGGTCAGCGGCGTCGCCCTCGCCCCGGTCGAGGGTGCCCGGCTGCCCGGGCGGCTGCTGCTGGGCGGTACCGCGACGAGCGCGGTGCCGCTGGACGGACTACCCACCGTGCGGGGTTGAAGGTCGGGGCGGGGTGCCCAGGTGGGGGGCGCCCCGTCCCCCTTCAGGTGAGCGTCGAGGTCAGCGCCGGGCGGGCTGGCGCAGTACCGTGAACGCCACGACGAAGGCGGCGACCAGCAGCCCGGTGGCGACCGCGAAGGCCAGCCGGAACCCGCCGGTCAGCGCCGCCGGCTGGCTCGCACCGGCCGCGAGCAGTGCTTCGGTACGCCCGGCGGCGAGCGTGGCGAGCACCGCGACGCCGACCGCCATCCCGAGCTGCTGGGTGGTGTTGAAGAGTCCGGAGGCGAGCCCGGCGTCGTCGGAGCGGGAGCCGGACATGCCGAGGCTGGTCAGCGCCGGCAGGGCGAGTCCGAAACCGGCGGTCAGCAGCATCACCGGCAGCAGGTCGGTGAGATAGTCGGCCCGCACCGGGACCCGGGCCAGCAGCCCGAGCACCCCGACCAGCAGCACCAGCCCGGCGAGCAGGACGTTCCGCTCGCCGAACCGGGTGTTGAGCCGGGCCGAGACGCCGAGCGAGACCGCGCCGATCGTCACGGCGGCCGGCAGCATCGCCAGCCCCGTCCCGGCGGCGCCGTAGTCGAGCACCTGCTGGAGGTAGAGCGCGACCAGCACCTGGAACGCGAAGCACGCCGCGACCATCAGCACCTGCACCAGGTTGGCTCCGGCGACGTTGCGGGACCGGAGGATCCGCAGCGGCATCAGCGGGCTGGCCGCGGTGACCTGCCGGGCGACGAAGGCGGCGAGCAGCAGTACGGCGATTCCGCCGAAGCCGAGGGTGGCCGGCGAGGTCCAGCCGCGCGACTCGACGCTGACCACGGTGTGCAGGCCCAGCCCGAGGCCGGTGGTGACCAGCAGGGCGCCGAGGACGTCGGCGCCGGCCGCCCGGCCGAGTCCCCGGTCCGCCGGCAGTACGGGTCGGGCGATCGCCAGCGCCGCCAGCCCGATCGGCAGGTTGACGAAGAAGATCCACTGCCAACTGAGCAGGTCGGTGAGGACCCCGCCGAGTACCGAGCCGAGCGAGGCGCCGGCCGCGCCGGTGAAGGCGAAGACCGCGATGGCCCGGGCCCGCTCCCGGGGCTCGACGAAGAGCGTCACCAGGATGCCGAGGGCGACCGCGGTCGCCGCCGCGCTGCCGACGCCCTGGCCGAATCGGGCGATGATCAGCACCGCCGGGGAGTTGGCCATCCCGGCCAGTACCGACGCGCCGGTGAAGACCGCCGTGCCGGCCAGGAACATCCGCTTGCGGCCGAAGAGGTCGCCGAGCCGGCCGGCGAGCAGCAGCAGGCTGCCGAAGGCGAGCAGGTAGGCGTTGACCACCCAGCTCAGGCCGGCGGCGGAGAAGCCCAGGTCCCGCTGGATGGCCGGCATCGCCACGGTCACGATGCTGCCGTCGAGGATGGTCATCAGGGTTCCGGACGCGATCACCCCGAGGGCGAGCCAGCGCTGCCGGTACGCGGATCCGCCGGGTTCGGGCGGCGCGGCCGTCGCCGGGGCGGCGGCCGTGGGGGTGGTGGGAGCGGAAGTCTCGGACACGCTGTCCTCCTGTCAGGTGACACCGACAGGAGGGACCGTAACAGATAGTTCCGTTACAGACTATCTGTTTGCGATCTAGCTCTCGCGCTGGCGCGCCCGGCGTACCGGCCCGGGCGTCTCGACCGGCTCGGCCAGGTGACCCGTGACCAGCCCCTCCATCACCCGCAGGAAGACCTGCCGGTCCCGCTCGCCGAGCGCCGCCAGGACCTCCGCGTGCACCCGGTCCACGATCGCCTGGCTCTCCGCCGCCACCCGCGCCCCCTCGGCGGTGACCGCGATGATCCTGGCCCGCCGGTCCGTACTCGACGGCCGCCGCTGCGCCAGACCGGCCGCCTCCAGCGCGTCGACCGTGACCACCATGGTGGTCTTGTCCATGTCACCGATCTCGGCGAGCTGGGCCTGGGTCCGCTCCTCCCCGATGGCATGCACCAGCACGCAGTGCATCCGGGCGGTCAGCCCGATCTCGGCCAGCGCCGCGGCCATCCGGGTACGCAGCACGTGGCTGGTGCGGTCCAGCAGGAAGGAGACGTCCGGAACGGTCCGGGCCGGTGCCATGGCGGTCATGCCACCAGCATACCAATCCGTTCCGTTACGGATTATCTACCAGCAGTCATACTCGCCCGTCGCGCGCTCCCCGTGCCCGCGCTCAGCCCTTCACGGCGCCGATGATCACACCCTTGACGAAGTGCCGCTGCACGAAGGGATAGACCAGGACGATCGGCGAGACCGTGACCACCACCACCGCCATCTTGATCGCCAGCGTCGGCGGCATCGAGACGCCGAGCGTACCGGCGTTGTTCGGCGACTGGCCGGCCAGGATGAAGCTCTGCAACACCCGCTGGATCGGGAACTTCGAGTTGTCGTCGATGTAGAGCAGGGCGTTGAACCAGACGTTCCAGTAGCCGACCGCGTAGAAGAGCCCGACCACCGCGATCACCGCCCGGGAGAGCGGCAGCACGATCCGGGCCAGGATCCGGAACTCGCCGGCACCGTCGATCCGGGCGCTGTCCAGCAGCTCCGCCGGGATGTTCTGGAAGAACGCCCGCACCACCACCAGATTGAAGACGC from Plantactinospora sp. BC1 carries:
- a CDS encoding TIM-barrel domain-containing protein, whose protein sequence is MPYRPPLVPHETFVADPPDLPVRAPGEHGLSALHRAEVLSTDGQGVTLKASTSDGGSLAVRITAAAEGVIRVRLSEDPLARGRASRALPLVHPQPHRAEVRVDGDRVRVDAGAVVAELSLDPWHLRFVDPTGAVLVSQSRGEQDISGRLRTLPFGRSLVDGAVAAYHESFVTPGDERFVGLGEKFTPLDKRGQRALMWNFDAFGSESDRSHKNVPLYLSNRGYGVLVDSGMPVEFDICQSTHSCVQILVPDDLIDYYVIAGPTPTQILDRYDRLTSRPALPPKWAFGAWISSGFFRDSQQRVLERARKIRERGIPCDVLHLDCYWQVAGAWSDLRWDAEQFPDPAGMLAELAGQGFKVSLWMNPYVMTGSPLYAEAAEAGYFLRRADGSVYVADTWHGSHPAGGIVDFTNPAAVDWFTGLLRPLLEQGASVFKTDFAEGVPADAVAQNGMTGVELHNVYSLLFNDVVVKVTREVAGHGTVWARSSYLGGQRHSAQWSGDVNATYPALASTLRGGLSHGLSGVPFWSHDSGGFHGTPTPDLYVRWAQFGAFSPLVRFHGTTSRLPWDFPAEAERLAVEALRLRYRLMPYLYSAAVTSARTGAPMMRALLVDSPDDPAAWTAELEYRLGPDLLVAPMTTPENRRHVYLPAGDWVDFWTGQVHAGGRHLRVHRPLDQVPLFVRYGALIPVMPLADRVGDGAFSDVTVLSFGATDGSTVVHDIDGDTTIRASRSGDEFRVEADGPLRVSGVALAPVEGARLPGRLLLGGTATSAVPLDGLPTVRG
- a CDS encoding DHA2 family efflux MFS transporter permease subunit; this encodes MSETSAPTTPTAAAPATAAPPEPGGSAYRQRWLALGVIASGTLMTILDGSIVTVAMPAIQRDLGFSAAGLSWVVNAYLLAFGSLLLLAGRLGDLFGRKRMFLAGTAVFTGASVLAGMANSPAVLIIARFGQGVGSAAATAVALGILVTLFVEPRERARAIAVFAFTGAAGASLGSVLGGVLTDLLSWQWIFFVNLPIGLAALAIARPVLPADRGLGRAAGADVLGALLVTTGLGLGLHTVVSVESRGWTSPATLGFGGIAVLLLAAFVARQVTAASPLMPLRILRSRNVAGANLVQVLMVAACFAFQVLVALYLQQVLDYGAAGTGLAMLPAAVTIGAVSLGVSARLNTRFGERNVLLAGLVLLVGVLGLLARVPVRADYLTDLLPVMLLTAGFGLALPALTSLGMSGSRSDDAGLASGLFNTTQQLGMAVGVAVLATLAAGRTEALLAAGASQPAALTGGFRLAFAVATGLLVAAFVVAFTVLRQPARR
- a CDS encoding MarR family winged helix-turn-helix transcriptional regulator, which codes for MTAMAPARTVPDVSFLLDRTSHVLRTRMAAALAEIGLTARMHCVLVHAIGEERTQAQLAEIGDMDKTTMVVTVDALEAAGLAQRRPSSTDRRARIIAVTAEGARVAAESQAIVDRVHAEVLAALGERDRQVFLRVMEGLVTGHLAEPVETPGPVRRARQRES